The sequence TCCCCCGTTGCTCACATCTCATTACTTGTGAACAGTATGTTAGTGTaatgcaaaattaaataaaaattatgtttaaatggaaaattcaaaaaaatatcatttaattgATCTGTATACGTTTTATCTTTtctaaaactattattaatattCTAAtgtgtaatatttaatttattcaacaaaaaatgttgatttaaaatgttaaaaaatattgtggggGTCAGTTAATCAGGAAATACTATTAATGCTGTACTAATTAGGCCTATGGCCCAATTCGAGGATATTAATTAATCCGAGAATGGCCAGATGAGGTTATAAGGGGAACagtataaagagaaaaataaatatagtatGAGATAAGTCCAACGAATGTCTGAGGAGAAAAGCCATCTCGGAAACAATAGTCCGAGGTCAGTAAGAGTGTCATATCATCATGGACTTTCTTCAAAGTTACATCACAATTAAGAGTTGGACGTTGGACAAGGGGTAAGAAAAGGGgagggcaacaaatatcttcaaaaaactgctacctccacattaaatgcctcccaactaactctctaaccgcattaatgtggaggtgatacctgaacagtggtcaagcagccttacagctactagttgatggttctgggagatgttggatgggacaagaacGAGTTCCcagaatctaacctacacgtgtatggtagggatgataccaagattgtagtatatagtTGATGGTTCTAGGAGGTGTTGGATGAGACAATAAGGAGTTCCcagaatctaacctacacgtgtatggtagggatgataccaagattgtagtatatagcatgAAAAGATGGCCTAAAGGGGGAGattggagaaaatcaagaaatttttgtaataatacTGTGAACTCTTGTAAATTTGTTCATCAACAAGACATTATAATATAAGCTCCTCATGCCATTCCGAGGACAGACTTTCTTATCTTACTTGTGTTTAATAGCCTTAAATTAGCAAATTTTATCGTTTTTCTTCTGGagtagatctagttctttcatccatactctacaaatttattgtttgggctttttgggctaaaacccaatcctatattgggtccaatccaaatttagtccttacaaatattatttatgattaatataatttaaggataattaaaaattatttaatgaaaaaaatattagtattattttttggttttaaaatgatttatatttAGTTGTGTCACTTCTTTTggccaaaattcaaaaatggcATCCTTTAAATTTggataaattgttattttcatCCCTAAATGTTTTAGTCAATTTAGTCATTAAACTTTAACATTCTTGGCTAATTAGTTATTCTGTCCATTACTGTATACTAACATATAACCCATGCAAATGCATagatgtatttaaaattaaacacaaactttatcataaaaatataataattagtcaattttttaaaagtaaatgtaattagtcacatattaaaattcttacctaaatttaatactatttatgataatttttttctaatttttaataagatagaacttgtggtgatctttgttgtgtgatgatttttattgagtatatgtgattggtttttttttttaattaattttattgtttattaatattagatttttagtattttgcactcattaactcacttggtacaaagattaaaaaaaatttcataaaaaaaaaataaaaaacttaagtggacacatgacacaaatttaagtggataattattatataatctaCACGTAATTTTAGACATGTGAcgcaaaattggattctaatttcaaattttaattgaattttctttgagctttgcatatatatatatatatatatatatatatatataaaaccttgTATCATAATCTGATTATGGGTTTTAAAAGGCGTTTATTGCTtagaatatttaattaattaaaaaaatagaactcaaataaataaatgaaagcgTACACAATTTGATTCGGtctaataaaaatgaaaaacttgaaagaaaggtatttatttgtttttgttttctgttttttgggATTGACTTAAAAGAAAGTTGAGAGTCGGTAGCTGTCAACAAGTGAAAAGTCAGCACAGCAACTAGTTATATACTTACCCACCGCCCACATTTGATTAGCGGATATCCTCGGATATTCTGGTTGAAATTGAATGTGAACATCTTCAAGCTTCACACCCAAATACCATTTTTGTTTGAGTAAGACGATCTGATGAGTTCCAATCGTTTTCCTCTAATTGTTCATTGTCTAATTGGTTTCAAAACTTTCTCCAAGCTTAAAgaaattcaggtagaaaaaataaaataaaataaaataaagacgtACTAGAGATGAAGAGTACTGGccatcaacaaaaataattatcacattCATtgaatatttgtatttttattttttttaatctcaaagtGTATGGATCTTATATGGTTATGAAGTTCATAATATAATAatctattttcatattttgaattggAATGTAATATTAAAAGTCTGTAGCCTATGTGGAACCCTCAGacaatgaaattatatatattgacataatcagatataaatattattaaatatcATGCAAAcgtattatttttttaccattccATTGGAGGAGAATACTTCATGGACCATGGTTCATGCAACGAAACTATAGTTTGAAAGAACTGGGATTACTTTAAATTTGTTCATATTCTTCACAAGGGACAAAAGTCCAAAACAATTGGTATAACTTTAAGATCTTGTCGCAGCTTGCAACCCTCCAAACTTTCAGCTCGGGTTTGACTAGAAAGTTAGGTTCCTAAATAAATTTACGTAAAAAATTAGGATTTTGTCAAACTAACTTCCAAGGCAAATCCCTCATTAATTAAATTCGACAATCACAAATCCTTTAAATCCAAGATCTTGTAATTAATTTCTTATACACATTATTGTAGTATATTACCAAAAAAGCAAAACGTGCTTTTGAAAAAAGCTGCTTCAAGTATTGGCTACATTCTCAATATAGCTAGGTCCAACTCGTTTTGAGCCAACCATTCAAGTAACGAGAAAATTCCATTTCAAACAAATCTCCACAgggaaaaatacatttttttttattgcttctTTCATGGAATCAACAAACTTATATTAATGTGGGCCATACCCAAGATTTGGTTACAACCACCTTTCCGAATgtgagtttatttttatttttttgggggtgacAACCACCATTTTATTAGTAAGATTCGCTTTTCCGCAGCCATATCGAACACATGcatccaaaattttattttatttttttgcttaataTATCCAAAATGTATTTGATTTTCGTTAATTACTCTGTATCATCGAGTTCCATTGGATCCTTCCTCTTTTGCTTGAATGCTGCCAACAAATCCAAGCACACAAGTTTTCACAATTTGTTGTTTTACCATTGTTAATTTGGTCTGTTCATAAAATTGGGTCCATATAAAGTGATGGTGCAGCGATCACAACTTGCCACCATTTcaaattgtggaaaaaaaaaaaatgatcctaGTATTGCTCTACTACAATGTTGCAACCTCAACTTCTATGCCATTATTATGTATGTTGCTACAAGATTACTGCTGTATCAAGCCTCGATGATTAGTACCAAGGTCTCATCTAGCTTTGTGCCATTAACAAATGAACAGAACAGAATACAAGGAGTGAAGCAATTAATTTGGTTTATTAGTAGACATTTCCATGTAGCCCAATTTGATATACTCTTTAAGGTTGTTACAGGACGTACCTGGCACAGCTGGAGTTCCTTGCTCTGAATGTTGATGACTATGGCACCAAAGGTTATAATCCCTTAAGATGGCATTTTACGCCACGGGCCATAGTTTCCTTTTCATATTTCATCAATCCGAGTAGGTGTCCTAAACACCTATACAATATCAATGCAGCAAAAAAAATGCATTGTAAGCACTAGTAAGAAGttcctaaaattttcattttacataCCTATAAATTAGTTTGAGACTTATAGTGAAAAACACAGAACATGAATACAGGGCCAAGTTCAATGATTTCTACTATGGCATGGCAGCTTGGAGGTCCAAAAGAATACTCCCTAATTGTGTACCACTATAAATGTCATCATAAAGTTCTGCCAGTATGACAATTTTCTGaacataaataaattgcagagactaatatcctttttttttccttggcaTGTAAGCTTTCAGCTGCCACACTGATAAATTATGGATCCATGTAAATGATTTCTGCTTGTACAGAGGCTCGCCTGAATCGCAGCAAATCTTTTAGCAATTCCCATCCTCCATTGTTGGAAGCAGGCTTAACAGTCATTTTTTCAAGCCCAGGGGAAGTTGATAGCAGAAGGTTGATGAAATTTAACTCAGGTTTGATACCAGAAATGCCAAGTATTTTCACTAGTCGCAGTTGGTGACAACTCCAATGGTTGTCTTCTTTTATGTTAGTTACTGTTCCCACAGCAGCCTGCTCCTCTGGACGAGCCTACATTAATTCCATGGCATTAAAATCTTTAGAAGTTCCCAATAGTAGATAACTAGATACCAAGTAAAAGATATTGTATAACCAGTTGATGTGTGCGTATGTGAGTGCATAAGGGATCAAACCCTGCAAGTATACTGACCATAGGGGTAGAGATGCCCCTAGACTGAAGGGCCACTGGTTATAAACAATTTATTCATTAGCAGAAGAAACAGGTGTGAGTATCAACATGACATACAAATCATGTGTCAGTGTGCACATGTGTGATGTTGGTTTACATAAAACTAAGGTAACAATCAAGAGAAAGAACTCACCAAAACTTCTAGTTCTTGCAGATTAGGGGAACTTCTTAAGATGCATAGAGCAGTTAAAACCTCGTCCACATCATTGAAGTTTATGCGTATAGAAAGATAATTGAGATTGAAACATGGATTAGGCAACTTTCCTGGCACAAAGCCAACGGACAAATACtggaacaaaaagaagataGAACAATGGTATAAATTAACCTCAAATTAATGCAGTAACATCGTGGACCTCCTCTGAAAATTGAATCAGTTCATTGGGATTTACCTGACATTATAAGCAACCAAGTTTTGTGGTGCAAATGCTAAGAAATCAGTACAATGGCCAAGTAAACATGGAAATGAGATCCTAAACAACCTTGTGCAAACAAGTGTTGAAAGAAGGAAactcatttcaaatttttagtaatttgTAAGGCCAATGAACACATCCACTTTCCAGAGGGCATCTAAGGGTACCTTATATCATACTAACAGAAATATTACCTTCAAAAAGTAACTCTGAATCTCCAACCTTCGGATATGAGGCAgatgaacaaaaaatttgagCAAATTGCTAGAGTTGGCATGGGATTGCCTTTTGTCATATAATCCAATGGAAACAACAGCTAATTGGAAGGCATTTTCAAAACTAATGTCGTTAAAAACACCTCCAATGTCAAAAAACTGGAGATTTGGTGCCTCAATGTTGAGATAAGTGAAACCATCAAAGTTCATCAATGTCAATCTCTCAAGTAGAGGACAACTagaaattagattttcaaacaCATCTTGAGCCAAGGTCACATGCTGAAGATCAAGGCTCTTCAAACTCTTGAAGCCTTTAAATGTCGATGGAGGTTTTAGCAAACAATTAAATAACTCTAAATGAATCAAATGTTGgcaagaaaataaacaagaagGCATCTTGTAGCGTTGCCCTTTCCAAATTTCAAGTATGAATTCTTGGATAGAGTGCCTTGATAGATGAAGAATCCACCGATCAATGTCACTAATACCTTGAAGATCTCGATGTGATAGCTTGAACTTGTATATTGGGCCATTATGAAGTAAGAGAACGTGATCAACAATATTCACAAGTTTACTCTTGACGGCAGTTTGATCTAATGAAGAAAATGAGTAACACTCATTATCAAACACAAGATTTGGAAGGGTAGCCCATTTATATCTCCACTTGCTTGACAAAACACTTGTCTTTACCGCCTCCCTAATTGACAATTGTGAAAGAATTTGATCTACAACATGCCCTGGTAAGTTGCTGATTTCATCTAGCTCCATTTCCCTCTAGTACAGGGACTTTGGTGCTTCTCTTTGTCTCtgaaatatttgaagaaaaaataaataaaaattagatacAAAGACCAGGGGTTCCTAGGTCATGTTagtcacagagagagagagagagagagagagagagagagagagagagagagagagagagcataagGATACAATGAAGCAAGTAATTCAAGAGTGAGAGATGGAGAGCAGAAAGTTATGGTTCATCCTTTCAGTTCCTTCAAACAAAGTTTATAAATTCAATCAAGTAAGTTATCCCTATATTTAGTTCCATAACAAATTTCACGACAAAAAGAAGACACAAACTTGTATCCCATCAACTTTatactttgtaaaaaaaattatttgcttaTTTAAAAAGAGTGCATTTCAAGTTGCTTCAATTTCTGAAACACATGTTTCCACTTGAACAAGACTATTACAGATAGAATTCTACTTACATcaagccaatgagctctagcttaaATGGCAACTCCTCTCCTTGTAAGAACAAGGTGGTGGGTAAATATCTTAGGTTCAGAGCTCATTGGGTGCATGTGTAATTACtaatggagaaaaagaaaaaagaaaaaaaataattacattttaATCAATCATTTGCTAGGGGCAAAGGGATACGGCTTGAGGCACATACGAAAGAAAAATGAGCCATATTCTTGATTTGTGGTTAGATAAACCCCAGTCTATGCTGGTCCAATTTTTAAGGTTGATTGTTGCCTCCCTTCATTGGTTAAACAAAAAATCCATAGAACAGGAggaagaaagaatttgaacaGCACTGTAAATTCGTTGAAAATATGTCTACGCTGGTTCAAATCCAGCTCAAAATAGCAGTGTTCTAACTGAAAGTTCTTCCTTCATACATTATTCTGGAATCAGAGACAAAGATGAATAACTGACAGTAGATCATAATACCATAAACACATGATCCTTGCAACAAGATGTCAAGTCAAACGCATCTCATTTTACCTGTTCCTctccttctcaaaaaacaaaaaaccaaaaaaaaaaaaaaaaaagttgtgataGTAGGCTTCAAAAGTCACATACATTGTTTACAGAATCCTGTCTGGTGTTACCACAGGCAGAATATGGAAACTAGCCTATTCCAATACAATAGGAAAACCAAGGACCCACCCACTAATATACTCCCCTTGCTGAgcatttgatatatatatatatatataaatatatacatattttgcaAGTTCATAAGATGGTGTGTGCAGATTAATGTCTTACCACAGAAGAGTCTGCTCAGAAATTTAAGTGGGAGGTTCAGAGCCAATGGCCTATCCTTGGAACCTTTTCCAACACCATAAAGAGCAAtcacatgtgtgtgtgtatatctCACTAAAGAAACCCCGAATGCCCAAAAGGAATTCAATGGATATCCCAGAATCCTAACCTGCAAGACTGCAAGCTGGAACCACCAGCTCCATAACTATGTCCAGAACTTACAATTAGCAAAGGTTGTACCCAATGCACAAAACTCTCACTTTGCGGGGTCTGGGAGAGGTGATTGATAGGTAACCTACATTCTATCATCGCATTCCTATGGGAATACCTCGTTATTTTGCGACGTAATGTAGGTATTCAAATCCTATAAAACAAAGGGTCCCCCTAATTCTAATCAAATCaaacttcaaatttcaattaatagctaccaaaatttcacaataggTATTCCTTTCAATCTTTAATCGCACCATCAAATGCAAATAAAACCCATCTCAAATATAACAAATCATTACCAATTCTAATCAATATAACTTGAAAGAATGAAAGTAAATTCACAAACACCATGCCATATCAAAACCTCACAAACAATGCCTACGCAAAATTAAAACTTGCACTAGTACAATAATGGCAATGAATATTAAACAATTTCAAATGCTAATATTGTCAAATAATATGATCAAAGAAGAAAAGCTAAAAAGCAAAACCATTTGGTAtgaattaaaagcaaaaaaattagatcGAAAAGCGGTACTTTGGAGAATTGGAATCGAATAACGATAAGGCTTCTTCGTTTGCTGgtacctgaaaaaaaaaaggtaaggaaATGGATTCCAGTGGAAGCTCAGACCAAACTGAAAAACAGAGAAAAGAGTCAAAAAGATGAGAAGTCATAGTCCTACATTAATTTACTACTAGTACTAAAAAAAtgtgtctttttgtttttgttcgtAGCAAGCAACTTTCATTTGAAGTTGGGGAAAAGTGGAGATGTCAATTTCCGATGCTGGGATTTGGACCCGGGTTGATGGGTGAAAGACAGTATCCTAATTTGGACTAGAGTTGCTATTGTAGAGATGAAAATGGATCATGTTGCAAAATGTGGTAAATGGGCTTTTGCCATAATGGCCCAATTATTTGGTTTTCATATGTGGGTCAGTGAGAAAAGAAGTAGGAGAAGAAAGGATACAAGAAATGCTATaaacacaataaattaaaaatatatatatatattgacacaCTACTTATCTTGCTTTTTTTACTTACATTTAACAATCTGTCACATTAGCTAGGTGTGAAATTTTATGTGTCTATAAACTTTCTCATagagtattttgttttttgtgtgacTAAACACACTTTATTTTTGGCCTACTAATTtcaatgagaagaaaaaatcaattaaactTGCAAGATGAAGTAAAGTGTCAATtgtaatgttttgaattttgctTCCAACAATATTTCTATTCGGTCAAccaaaatgaaatatttcaatatcaaaatatatgGTGTACCGTTTCAAGATTACcataatgaataaaatttaaagaacttaATATTATAATTAGTTCATAGAACTTGagatatgaagaaaaaaaaaaaagatgtgtgcacttgtgtttgtttgtttctaaaaaacaaaGATGGGTAATTGTCTTATATAAATATTGTTTAAGAGAATGTGTTATATAAATTGAATAGATCAGTGCTAGACTGAATAAATCGAAATAGACTAAAATGTTATACTAATGACCGctcacccttggtgcgatggtcactctacaagtacaAGTGCTTGTAAAGTATGGGAGGTAAGGAttgaggttcaagtctccaggggagtttcacacatatatacatttaaacTAGACTAGagtaaaattctatcttatatatatataaaaaaaaaaatgtgactcaaaatgagcataataacaataaatacagttaaaagttttttgttgtgAATATGGGTTTTTAAAGACCAAATCACACATTAATTCCTtgcattaaatattttttaaagctgaaaactaaaaatttattgctgaaaatactataacaaaatattttttaaaagacaaaacactTTTTACGCGTTTTTGTGCTTTGGCTGATCCATGAACAATGCCATGGaaccaaccaaaaaaagcaTCGCACACAAACGTAGCCGTTACGCGATTGCACATTATGTATCATAGTTGTGTTTAatcttttctaaatttttatatttttttatacaagatagaaattttacactagtctaatctaaatatatatttgcatGAAACTCTCTCTTAGAAACTTGAACCCCGACTTTTACCTCCACACctcacaagtacttatacttttAGAGTAACCATTGTGCCTAGGGTGCGTGGTGGTaatcttttataaattataataactaGTTTCTCGGACCAAGAGCGTTGTAATTCAATGACATTGTCTGCTTTTCTATATTAGGAGAACCAAAGTTAGACTCCCACCTTACCTATTGAAAAAGTTTCTTGCGTCTGTttgggatccacttattttgctgaaactgaaaagttttactaaaaatattgtagataaaggtaaaattttttttttttgagaaacaataaaggtaaaagttagttgaattagtatagtgagactcatgaatagtattaaaaagtaaaatgtagtcatgaatagtaacaaaaataaactaaataataaaataagctgacaATTTCATTCATGACAAATGCACACACTTGGGCCTCTAAATGGGCTAGGGATTAGGCCAACACATTTTGGGTTTGTGCATTGGCATCACACGGTTTGCTGAAGTAATTTCATGTGGAATTTACATGTGGGATGGTCCTTTTCAACTTTGTTTTAACTTCTTTGTATTGTCAATTTAGCCAACCAACTTGTAGAGAAAGAAGTAATCAAATAAAGAGAGACATATCTGTGTGGTTTTGTTATTTGACTTTTGTCCAATATCTTCACCGCCAAAAGCCAAATTTTCCAATATTTATATCATACTAGGTCGGAGTCAATGGGTTTAAACCTAtctatctccctctctctaccATTGTCGATTGTTTTTGTTCAACTGTATTCTGGCATTTTACACTTGAAGAAACTTCTGGCTTTGGAGCTCCTACCACGCAAGAGAAACCAGAATGGGAAATTTGAATTGTATTTGTTCCTGTAAAGGCCTAAAGGGTATAAAGCGGTtggttctttcttcttttacaaTGTTATGATATGTTCatattgtttataatatttcaaGTTGCGAAatgggatttgggtttttaaGACTTTGCAGAGCAAAATCCGATTTGAAGAGAAAGCCAATGAGTTTTAAGAACCACCACACAGCAAGTCATGAAGGAATAAAGACCGTTGGTGTGGATAATCTATTTGACTTCTCAAGCAATTCGGATCTGTGCGTTTGCATTGTCACTTGGAACATGAAAGGGCAGGTGAGATCAACTTACAAACTAAGTAATATAAACTAGTCTTTATAATAATATGCCaattttagatttcaattttCCTCGTGATAATTATTTTCTGATTgacatttataatttatttgctATATATGAAGGTCTCTTATGAGGATATTGCAGAACTAGTTGGAAGCAGCAGAAAATTTGATCTTTTCATTATAGGTTTGCAAGAGGCTCCACGAAACAATATTTTAAGGCTGTTGCAGACAGCTTTGCTAGAAACCCACATGTAAGAGACAAAGACTATTCTTTAGTTAAATCTTTCTCTCGCacttttactataaaatatttataaatggACTTAAATATAAATGTGATTGATGCTATTTTAATAACTTAATAAATTAGTTTATAAGATTTAGTAATAATTAGTGATAGTATCATTCATTTGCTGTCATTATCTAGTGCATGCCGTGACACGTGGTGCGTTGAATCTTTTGGATGCTATAGCTAAGTTAAGTAGCCCGGTACAGAGCTTCTTGTATAGTCAAAATATACGGTTCATTTTCTTCTGTGAATTTCTTGTcttgaaaaacaagaaatttgATGTGTACAACTGTACACACATTGACAAAGACAATTATCCACTTATCGATAGCCATACGTACATTCCCAGAAGGTCATATATCCttttgttctcaaattttcagatttttgttttggcataggctcataagtcataacattGCTACGTAAATATGACGTCTCTTACTTGCTTAATAATTGGCTTTTTATACAAGAGAAGAGAGGATGCCAATTAGCTAGTACAACAAAATTTTGTTACGTACAGGAATTGttacattaattttttgcaGATTTCATTTCACCTTTAAAACTGAATGGACTTTTATTTGTGGGCAAACCTTATAAATAATCATGTGACAGAACTAttaatgcaaaacaaaatgtgttatcttataattattcaattacgTAGCTCATTGATCAGTACAGACaagtggttgaatttaattagatgACTCAAAAGTACAATGAATTGTAAAtaagttttgtcatttatttttctcttttaaactaTTCTCTTTATCCATCTTATAGTCATGTTTTTTGTTCCTATAAgctatttattgattttattttgtaatcaaaGTCTGTTAGGGAAAGCCATTATGCAATCGTTGCAGCTGTACGTGTTTGGACCAAAGAACTCAGATTTGTTCATCAAAGGTAAATTTTGGTTTGGTTCCGATCGACGAGTCCAATATTTTCTCCTCAACCTCAATCTTCTTTGAGATCATTGCTAAGATTTCATagtttcttattttgaaatattgcATTATAGAATTACAGGTAGATAAGCATTCCATTGGCGGCTTGGGGGGATTAATTGGTAGAAAGAAAGGGGCTGTGGCAATCCGCATCAACTACAAAGACATCCAAATGGTGTTCATATCATGCCATCTTTCTGGTAGATCttattagttttatatatagaatttgctttgaatttttgcTTAATTTCTCTTCTAAGTGGGAGTGTGGGGGCAGCTTTAGCTTGTATGATTTGATTTACCTTGCTGATACTAGATGATTACCCAAGGTTTTAAGAAACCCAAcattgttttatatgtttttctaCACATGAATTCTTGTAGCACACAAAAAACCCAAGAgccccaaaagaaaatttataacctttttttttcccttttttcttttctgaaaatatataacatggtaaattatactttttgtttctaaaatttgGTGCAGAACGATTTTGGTCCttcaaatttaacaattttggatttggttatgaaattttaaaaatgaacaaTTCAATCctacatatttatttttgtcttacATAACTAAAGGGATTCTGAAGAACCCCATTTTTTATGGACCAAATCAAACCAATCTCATATTTAATggatcaaaatcaaaccaacTTTATATTAATTAGGAGACCAAAATCAAATTGACCTCATAGAGTCATAGACAAAGGGATGAAATTGTTCACTTTTGACATTCCGGACACCAAATCCGTGCTTCTTAAATTTGATGGACCAATATCTACCTATAAAATTGTTCa is a genomic window of Quercus lobata isolate SW786 chromosome 2, ValleyOak3.0 Primary Assembly, whole genome shotgun sequence containing:
- the LOC115974269 gene encoding F-box/FBD/LRR-repeat protein At1g13570-like, whose amino-acid sequence is MELDEISNLPGHVVDQILSQLSIREAVKTSVLSSKWRYKWATLPNLVFDNECYSFSSLDQTAVKSKLVNIVDHVLLLHNGPIYKFKLSHRDLQGISDIDRWILHLSRHSIQEFILEIWKGQRYKMPSCLFSCQHLIHLELFNCLLKPPSTFKGFKSLKSLDLQHVTLAQDVFENLISSCPLLERLTLMNFDGFTYLNIEAPNLQFFDIGGVFNDISFENAFQLAVVSIGLYDKRQSHANSSNLLKFFVHLPHIRRLEIQSYFLKYLSVGFVPGKLPNPCFNLNYLSIRINFNDVDEVLTALCILRSSPNLQELEVLARPEEQAAVGTVTNIKEDNHWSCHQLRLVKILGISGIKPELNFINLLLSTSPGLEKMTVKPASNNGGWELLKDLLRFRRASVQAEIIYMDP
- the LOC115975473 gene encoding type IV inositol polyphosphate 5-phosphatase 11 isoform X1, with the protein product MGNLNCICSCKGLKGIKRLCRAKSDLKRKPMSFKNHHTASHEGIKTVGVDNLFDFSSNSDLCVCIVTWNMKGQVSYEDIAELVGSSRKFDLFIIGLQEAPRNNILRLLQTALLETHILLGKAIMQSLQLYVFGPKNSDLFIKELQVDKHSIGGLGGLIGRKKGAVAIRINYKDIQMVFISCHLSAHAHKVDERNYECMHISHSLFSKKWNPYARPAHITIWLGDLNYRIHGIDTQPARNLIQKGLHEKLTNKDQLLQEAERGHIFNGYCEGTLTFKPTYKYNIGSSNYDTSYKVRVPSWTDRVLFKIEDSQKINATLHSYQSMDDILSSDHKPVKAHLCLKLNKLSSPMHQQEHRFLSR